One stretch of Paenibacillus sp. AN1007 DNA includes these proteins:
- a CDS encoding MinD/ParA family protein encodes MMDQAASLRSLAGAPLGSDESRASNRSSQIITVASGKGGVGKSNFTLNFALTLHSMGKKVLVFDADIGMANIDVLMGTSSSYNLYHLLYRHKTIREIIQLGADGLPYIAGGSGMKELFSLSDRDLEFFASQVEDIAQEMDYVIFDTGAGLSRENMRFISAADECLIVTTPEPTSITDAYALVKVMHSQEHATPFRMIVNRVEDEREAERVADKIAGVARKFLQTDIPLLGYISEDAQVVTAVKKQMPYRLAYPNCKASKDIQKLALRYLAVPAAPESGTLSGIRGFMKKWLKRTT; translated from the coding sequence ATGATGGACCAGGCAGCTTCGCTCCGAAGTTTGGCTGGTGCACCTTTGGGGAGCGATGAAAGCAGGGCGAGTAACCGTTCCTCCCAAATTATCACCGTGGCCAGTGGTAAAGGCGGGGTAGGCAAGTCCAATTTTACATTGAATTTTGCACTGACGCTGCATTCCATGGGTAAAAAAGTACTGGTGTTTGATGCAGATATCGGTATGGCCAATATCGATGTTTTAATGGGAACTTCGTCTTCCTATAATCTGTATCATCTATTATACCGACATAAAACTATAAGGGAAATCATACAACTCGGTGCTGATGGCCTGCCGTATATTGCAGGGGGGTCGGGAATGAAAGAACTATTCTCATTGTCTGATCGAGATTTGGAGTTTTTCGCCAGTCAAGTAGAAGACATTGCGCAGGAGATGGATTATGTCATTTTCGATACCGGGGCTGGCCTTTCCAGAGAAAATATGAGATTCATCAGTGCTGCTGATGAGTGCCTGATCGTAACTACACCTGAACCGACTTCAATAACTGATGCGTATGCCTTAGTCAAAGTGATGCACAGCCAGGAGCACGCTACCCCTTTTCGAATGATCGTAAACCGGGTCGAAGACGAAAGGGAGGCGGAACGTGTAGCGGATAAGATAGCTGGAGTCGCAAGGAAGTTTTTGCAAACGGATATCCCGCTTTTGGGGTATATCTCTGAGGATGCCCAGGTCGTTACAGCAGTCAAGAAGCAGATGCCCTACCGTCTGGCCTATCCGAATTGCAAAGCTTCCAAGGATATTCAAAAACTTGCTCTTCGATATCTGGCTGTACCTGCAGCTCCGGAATCCGGAACCTTGTCAGGAATCAGGGGATTTATGAAAAAGTGGCTTAAACGAACAACATGA